A single region of the Brassica rapa cultivar Chiifu-401-42 chromosome A03, CAAS_Brap_v3.01, whole genome shotgun sequence genome encodes:
- the LOC103861057 gene encoding vacuolar protein sorting-associated protein 54, chloroplastic has protein sequence MDPHPSLTGRSIGNSNRSSLDLGHSSSSSSHSPLTKSISDASSQSLASILNNPHVGKSGVYGTDASWVGWWSSSVSPSEFSPLAATKLPGSDLTRSDFNTYLSSISDSHNRFEDIINHTKEESSSDLDQERHVSGLASCLREVPSLYFKEDFALEDGATFRSACPFSSLNENLALQEKLSQYLDVVEMHLVKEISVRSDSFFEAQGQLEDLNVKIVEGCGRIRELKETIRVIDRSLVESARRIQELSSTRVNLLELQRKLRVILYVNQALTALKLLVASADCAGALDITDDLQNLLAGDELTGLHCFRHLRDHVTISIDSINSILTAEFMRISIHNTGEIDVLILSSAKKRGSISSNQETGDEVKLEEEEDTSTLCDRLLPLVIGLLRTAKFPSILRMYREALTSEMKNAIKNAVAELLPILVARSLESDFSHGERSVDVDGGGLSLASKLRTLSSEAFVNLLTAIFRIVQAHLVRASEVKKAIEWILCNIDGHYAADSVAAAIAVGAIAAESAQESGFQSGQVVSSPLGKTTSKTPSLQRKSSDATNLMNMSRNFRADVLRENTEAVFAACEVTHARWAKLLGVRALLHPKLKLQEFMSIYDLTQEFITVTEKIGGRLGSSIRGTLQSQAKAFVDSQHEARMTKLKAVLDQETWDEIDVPEEFQSIISSLFASQELISGKGDDADIKTHRNPLPLNGSLTSGTEDQSTVSRNEKSESSEGAAGSNAQVKSTVKAGSVTNNQSNQKAHGKSNLFYQGVGYHMVNCGLILLKMLSEYIGMNNSLPALSSEIVLRVVEVLRFFNTRTCQLVLGAGAMQVSGLKSIKAKHLALASQVIDFTYTIITESRRIMFSKVPETRKPLLSVEIDKVAQDYRVHRDEIYTKLVQIMRERLLAHLHGLPKVVEGWNRPPDTNKQTKEFAWPLTREVGYLHRVLSETLHEADVQAIFRQVILIIHTQTSQTLANMEISSPEAKKRLKLHVELILKCIRSLPSDNTNQSGIPNWGQLDEFFAQHFREEEEGGGGEAE, from the exons ATGGATCCTCACCCTTCCTTAACCGGAAGGTCCATCGGAAACAGCAACCGATCCAGCTTAGATCTCGGCCactcttcctcctcttcatcACATTCACCCTTAACCAAATCGATCTCCGACGCAAGCAGCCAAAGCCTCGCCTCGATCCTCAACAACCCGCACGTCGGCAAATCCGGCGTCTACGGCACCGACGCCTCCTGGGTCGGCTGGTGGTCATCCTCCGTATCCCCCTCCGAGTTCTCCCCCCTCGCCGCAACAAAGCTCCCCGGCTCGGACCTAACCAGATCCGACTTCAACACCTACCTCTCCTCCATCTCCGACTCCCACAACAGATTCGAAGACATCATAAACCACACTAAAGAGGAATCGAGCTCCGACCTCGATCAGGAGCGCCACGTGTCCGGTCTAGCTTCCTGCCTCCGCGAGGTCCCTTCCCTCTACTTCAAGGAGGATTTCGCGTTAGAGGACGGAGCCACATTCCGCTCCGCGTGCCCCTTCTCGAGCTTGAACGAGAATCTAGCGCTTCAGGAGAAGTTATCGCAGTATCTCGATGTTGTGGAGATGCATCTCGTGAAGGAGATCTCGGTGAGGTCCGATTCGTTCTTCGAGGCGCAGGGACAGCTGGAGGATTTAAATGTGAAGATCGTCGAGGGGTGTGGGAGGATCCGTGAGTTGAAAGAGACGATTCGGGTGATCGATAGGAGTTTGGTGGAGTCGGCGAGGCGGATTCAGGAGCTGAGCTCGACTAGGGTTAATTTGTTGGAGCTGCAGCGTAAATTGAGGGTTATTTTGTATGTTAACCAAGCTCTCACTGCACTCAaattg CTTGTTGCGTCTGCAGATTGTGCTGGGGCTTTGGATATAACTGACGATCTTCAGAACTTGTTG GCTGGAGATGAGCTAACTGGTCTACATTGCTTCCGTCATCTTCGTGATCATGTTACTATTTCCATTGATTCCATAAACAG TATTCTCACAGCAGAATTTATGCGTATCTCAATACACAATACTGGGGAAATAGATGTACTGATCCTATCTTCAGCAAAAAAACGGGGATCCATTTCATCTAACCAGGAGACCGGTGATGAA GTTAagctagaagaagaagaagatacgtCTACCTTATGTGATCGGCTTCTTCCTCTAGTAATTGGATTGCTAAGAACG GCAAAGTTCCCCTCAATTTTGAGGATGTATCGTGAGGCACTAACATCTGAAATGAAAAATGCAATCAAGAACGCAGTTGCTGAGCTGCTTCCAATTCTTGTTGCAAGATCGCTGGAGTCTGACTTTTCACATGGGGAGCGCTCAGTAGATGTTGATG GTGGTGGCTTATCTCTCGCAAGCAAGTTGAGGACTCTGTCATCGGAGGCGTTTGTTAATCTCTTAACTGCTATATTTAGGATTGTTCAG GCACATCTCGTCCGGGCTTCGGAAGTGAAAAAAGCAATTGAATGGATCCTCTGCAATATCGATGGACATTATGCAGCTGATTCCGTTGCAGCTGCAATTGCTGTTGGTGCTATAGCGGCCGAATCAGCCCAGGAATCAGGTTTCCAAAGCGGACAGGTAGTGTCTTCTCCATTGGGTAAGACTACCTCAAAGACCCCTTCATTGCAGAGAAAATCAAGCGACGCAACAAACTTGATGAACATGTCAAGAAACTTCag GGCCGATGTCTTGAGAGAAAACACAGAAGCTGTCTTTGCGGCCTGTGAGGTTACTCATGCTAGATGGGCAAAGCTACTAGGAGTCCGTGCTCTTCTTCATCCAAAATTGAAATTGCAGGAGTTCATGAGCATTTATGATCTCACCCAAGAATTTATAACAGTTACGGAGAAG ATTGGCGGACGGTTGGGATCTAGTATACGTGGGACGCTGCAATCACAAGCCAAAGCCTTTGTAGATTCCCAGCATGAAGCTCGG ATGACAAAACTAAAAGCCGTGCTTGATCAAGAAACATGGGATGAGATAGATGTTCCCGAAGAATTCCAATCCATAATCAGTTCCCTTTTTGCATCCCAGGAGTTGATTTCTGGGAAAGGTGATGATGCTGATATTAAAACACACAGAAACCCGCTTCCTCTCAATGGGTCTCTCACTTCAGGAACTGAAGATCAAAGTACTGTATCACGAAACGAAAAATCGGAATCTAGTGAAGGTGCTGCAGGTAGTAACGCACAAGTGAAATCTACAGTCAAGGCTGGTTCTGTTACGAATAATCAAAGTAATCAGAAGGCGCACGGAAAATCTAACCTTTTCTATCAAGGAGTTGGTTACCACATGGTAAACTG CGGGTTAATATTGCTCAAGATGTTGTCAGAATACATTGGTATGAACAATTCTTTGCCAGCTTTGTCCTCGGAAATTGTTCTTCGTGTTGTTGAAGTGTTGAGATTTTTCAACACTAGAACATGCCAACTTGTTTTGGGTGCTGGTGCTATGCAG GTGTCTGGTTTGAAGTCTATTAAGGCAAAACACTTGGCGCTTGCAAGTCAAGTAATCGACTTCACTTACACTATTATTACTG AATCCAGAAGAATTATGTTTTCAAAAGTACCTGAGACTAGAAAGCCACTATTGTCGGTAGAGATTGATAAAGTTGCTCAG GATTATAGGGTTCATCGAGATgaaatatacacaaaactagTTCAGATAATGAGAGAGAGGCTATTGGCGCATCTTCATGGGTTGCCTAAAGTTGTTGAGGGGTGGAACAGACCGCCAGACACCAACAAACAAACTAAAGAGTTTGCGTGGCCACTCACGAGG GAAGTTGGCTACCTTCACCGTGTCTTGTCCGAGACACTGCATGAAGCGGATGTCCAAGCAATCTTTAG GCAGGTGATTTTGATAATTCACACACAAACTTCCCAAACGCTGGCCAACATGGAGATAAGCTCTCCAGAGGCAAAGAAAAG GTTGAAGCTTCACGTTGAGCTTATCCTCAAATGCATCAGATCGTTACCATCCGACAATACCAACCAGTCAGGCATCCCAAATTGGGGGCAACTAGATGAATTCTTTGCACAACActttagagaagaagaagaaggaggaggaggtgaaGCTGAGTGA
- the LOC103861055 gene encoding disease resistance protein RPP2A — MRQPWKRNSRSHWSNSMEILFEKCLTTSDLSNLDTNVVTANEDVGKYFRLVTVVVRGTEQILRIEDEEGKPWQFGFTDLNVSQRYVLTKGWSNYVKEKQLGVGDFVFLQRLFTDSSRLFIGFRRREAVLGQCQDLTSLATASEKLKEVETPLQLRSPRHSVTGFDGILLVSGGDNQDSEERYFISYISKELCLRGFTPLIYDLTKSTLAGVEMLHRSRVGIIIFSNNYASSRQCLDKFVAILDYSKANNFVLLPVFFKVKVSDIRGQSGSFRRAFSRLEHSVLSSQVPTLTAINKYQYMKGEDVILAKSIVSDVCLLLNSETNMKLRGRLQIQSILSLLNCSHFSAPHIVGLWGMAGIGKTAITREIFRRQAERYDVCYFLPDFHIVCQTRGLSHLRDEFFSRISGEEKVTIDACDTKLGFIRDRFLSKKVLVVLDGVSSARDAEFLVGGFGWFSGGHTLILTSRNRQVLVQCNAKEIYEIQKLSERESLQLCSQFATEQNWKGSTSLVSELVNYASGIPLALCALGSSLQNQCIKDEKQHLKRLRQNPLVEIQDAFKRSFNVLDGNEKNTFLDLACFFRGENKDYVVNILDGCGFLTELGIYGLIDESLISIVDNKIEMLNIFQDTGRFVVCQESSETGKRSRLWDPSDIVDVLTNNSGTEAIEGIFLDSTGLTVELSPTVFEKIYRLRFLKLYSPTSKNHCNVSLPQGLYSLPDELRLLHWERCPLESLPRKFNPKNIVELNMPYSNMTKLWKGTKNLENLKRIILSHSRRLIKFPRLSKARNLEHIDLEGCTSLVKVNSSILHHHKLIFLSLKDCSHLQTMPTTVHLEALEVLNLSGCLELEDFPDFSPNLKELYLAGTAIREMPSSIGGLSKLVTLDLENCDRLQHLPPEIRNLKVVVTLSAKRPAASMNLSSVEDKAPPYTRCRLKRVIESVILSLRKKKRENTVPRADMRVNEKTMEEKEVREKSVDGDNDDDFDPFATLCDDRKKSILKIQEKLEDPDLSEEALVELLQKLEYVDITLKDLQGSNIGRLVNLVQRRRTGNAKRLAQQLIKKWKETVEKTLTDKQPSDLKPPNLIGKRKECNSESQNKHRSHPFHHPKDTETSVPEGSLNLEGLPLRPGKPVCASYFHTGSCISGPTCIFDHPSLIPVHKTTSLYSNQLGLSSSIGDSSSDLVGPATKQRRIHKNTSSMASETLHSSPLGFASSIGDSSSELVEASTKKPPVHKNTSSLVPQMPHFNPLGFSYSIGDSSSELVEASTVSEITHTNVGRNPSDSWDDEEDSQFWLHL, encoded by the exons ATGCGGCAGCCATGGAAGAGGAATTCGAG ATCACACTGGTCAAATTCAATGGAGATTCTCTTCGAGAAATGTTTGACAACCAGCGATCTCAGTAACCTTGACACTAATGTCGTCACCGCCAACGAGGACGTTGGTAAGTACTTTCGCTTAGTCACCGTCGTCGTCAGAGGTACTGAACAGATCCTTAGAATAGAGGATGAGGAAGGCAAGCCATGGCAGTTCGGGTTCACAGACCTCAACGTTAGCCAACGCTACGTCTTGACCAAAGGTTGGAGCAACTACGTTAAGGAGAAGCAGCTTGGTGTCGGAGACTTTGTTTTCTTGCAGCGGCTTTTTACGGACAGCAGCAGGCTCTTCATTGGCTTTAGAAGGCGCGAAGCTGTTCTCGGACAGTGTCAGGATTTAACATCATTGGCCACAGCCTCTGAGAAACTCAAGGAAGTTGAAACTCCTCTCCAGCTAAGAAGTCCTAGGCATAGCGTTACAGGGTTCGACGGTATTTTACTGGTTTCTGGTGGTGACAACCAGGACTCCGAGGAGAGATACTTCATCAGCTATATCTCCAAAGAGCTGTGTCTCCGTGGCTTTACCCCTTTGATATATGATCTTACAAAGAGCACATTGGCTGGTGTGGAGATGCTGCACAGATCACGGGTGGGTATTATCATTTTCTCCAACAACTATGCTTCTTCTAGACAGTGTCTGGATAAATTTGTGGCAATCTTGGACTATTCGAAAGCAAACAACTTTGTGCTTCTTCCGGTATTTTTTAAAGTGAAGGTGTCAGACATTAGGGGTCAAAGTGGCTCCTTTCGAAGAGCATTCTCACGACTTGAGCATTCAGTTCTGTCATCCCAAGTTCCCACATTAACTGCCATCAACAAATATCAGTATATGAAAGG GGAAGATGTTATACTTGCCAAGAGTATTGTTAGTGATGTCTGTTTGCTGCTCAATTCTGAAACTAACATGAAACTAAGAGGAAGGCTTCAAATACAAAGTATATTGTCTTTACTAAATTGTTCTCATTTCTCAGCCCCACATATTGTTGGACTTTGGGGTATGGCTGGCATAGGGAAAACTGCCATCACTAGAGAAATTTTCAGAAGACAAGCTGAGAGATATGACGTCTGCTACTTTCTGCCAGACTTCCATATAGTGTGTCAAACGAGAGGGCTGAGTCATTTGCGTGATGAATTCTTCTCGAGAATCTCTGGGGAAGAAAAGGTTACTATAGACGCATGTGATACTAAACTAGGTTTCATAAGGGATAGGTTCCTTAGTAAAAAGGTTCTCGTTGTTCTTGATGGCGTGAGTAGTGCTAGAGATGCAGAATTTTTGGTTGGAGGGTTTGGCTGGTTTTCTGGTGGACATACACTCATCTTAACATCTAGAAATAGGCAAGTTCTGGTACAGTGTAACGCTAAAGAGATTTACGAAATCCAGAAACTATCCGAGCGTGAGTCTCTTCAGCTTTGCAGCCAGTTTGCCACTGAACAAAATTGGAAGGGAAGCACGTCATTGGTCTCGGAGCTGGTAAACTACGCTAGTGGGATACCATTGGCTCTGTGTGCCTTAGGATCGTCCTTACAAAATCAATGTATTAAAGATGAGAAGCAACATCTGAAAAGATTGCGTCAAAATCCTTTAGTTGAGATTCAGGATGCATTCAAAAGAAGTTTTAATGTACTAGATGGCAACGAGAAGAATACATTTTTGGACCTTGCATGTTTTTTCCGAGGGGAGAATAAAGATTATGTAGTGAACATCCTAGATGGTTGCGGTTTTCTTACAGAGTTAGGAATCTATGGTCTCATTGATGAGTCTCTCATCAGCATTGTAGATAACAAAATAGAAATGCTCAACATTTTCCAAGACACGGGTCGATTTGTTGTTTGTCAAGAGAGTAGTGAGACAGGGAAGCGTAGCAGATTGTGGGATCCTTCTGACATTGTTGATGTGCTGACCAACAACTCA GGAACAGAAGCAATTGAAGGCATATTTCTCGATTCAACTGGCTTGACAGTTGAGCTGAGTCCTACTGTTTTTGAGAAGATATATAGACTTAGATTCCTCAAGCTCTACAGTCCAACTTCTAAAAATCATTGCAACGTATCTCTACCTCAAGGCCTGTACTCTTTGCCTGATGAGCTACGTCTACTCCACTGGGAACGATGTCCTTTAGAATCCTTACCTCGGAAATTCAAtcctaaaaatattgtagaACTGAACATGCCCTATAGCAACATGACAAAACTATGGAAGGGAACAAAG AATCTTGAGAACCTAAAGAGGATCATTTTGAGTCACTCACGACGGTTGATTAAATTCCCAAGGCTTTCAAAGGCCAGGAACCTTGAGCATATTGATCTTGAAGGATGTACGAGTCTGGTTAAAGTTAACTCATCTATTCTTCATCACCACAAGCTTATTTTCTTGAGTCTTAAAGACTGTTCACATTTGCAAACAATGCCTACCACGGTTCATCTAGAAGCTCTTGAAGTTCTCAATCTTTCCGGCTGCTTAGAACTTGAGGACTTTCCGGATTTCTCACCGAACCTGAAAGAGCTATATCTAGCTGGGACTGCCATAAGAGAAATGCCATCATCAATCGGTGGTCTCAGTAAACTTGTTACACTAGATCTGGAGAACTGTGACAGACTTCAACACCTGCCACCAGAGATAAGAAACTTGAAAGTTGTGGTTACCCTTAGCGCCAAACGTCCTGCTGCTTCCATGAATCTATCTAGCGTGGAGGATAAAGCACCACCATACACGAGATGTCGATTGAAGAGAGTTATTGAATCTGTTATTCTGAGCTTAAGAAAAAAGAAGCGAGAAAATACGGTCCCTAGGGCTGACATGAGGGTTAACGAGAAGACAATGGAGGAAAAAGAAGTAAGAGAGAAATCGGTTGATGGTGACAACGATGACGATTTCGATCCGTTTGCTACTTTGTGTGATGACAGGAAGAAGAGTATTCTTAAAATTCAGGAGAAACTTGAAGATCCTGATCtg TCTGAAGAAGCTTTGGTTGAGTTGCTTCAGAAACTGGAATATGTGGACATAACACTGAAAGATCTTCAG GGAAGTAATATCGGGCGGCTTGTGAATTTAGTGCAGAGGCGTCGAACGGGAAATGCTAAGAGATTAGCTCAACAGCTTATCAA GAAATGGAAGGAAACAGTAGAGAAAACTCTCACAGATAAACAGCCTAGTGATCTCAAACCTCCgaatttaataggtaaaagaaAAGAGTGCAACTCTGAATCTCAGAACAAGCATCGTTCTCATCCATTTCATCATCCAAAAGACACGGAAACCTCTGTGCCGGAGGGTTCCTTGAACCTCGAAGGCCTCCCCTTACGCCCG GGAAAACCTGTGTGTGCCTCGTATTTTCACACTGGAAGCTGCATCTCCGGTCCTACTTGCATTTTTGATCACCCATCGTTGATACCAGTTCACAAGACCACATCTCTGTACTCGAATCAGCTGGGATTGTCTTCTTCAATTGGAGATTCATCAAGTGACCTTGTGGGACCAGCAACTAAGCAACGAAGAATCCATAAGAACACATCTTCCATGGCTTCTGAGACACTGCACTCGAGTCCACTAGGATTTGCTTCTTCAATTGGAGATTCATCAAGTGAGCTTGTGGAAGCATCAACTAAGAAACCTCCAGTACACAAGAACACGTCTTCTCTGGTTCCACAGATGCCGCATTTCAATCCGCTAGGATTTTCTTATTCCATTGGAGATTCGTCAAGTGAGCTTGTGGAAGCATCAACTGTGTCTGAGATAACACACACAAACGTTGGTAGAAACCCCTCTGATTCATGGGATGATGAAGAAGACTCTCAGTTTTGGTTGCATCTATGA